The Palaeococcus ferrophilus DSM 13482 genomic interval GGGCCTTTAGATGGGAGTCGAGGTTCCCCGGCGTTACCTCAAGGACGCTGAGTAAGTCTCTAAAGAGGGTCCTCTCCCTGGGCAGAAGGTAGAGCATGATGGCGAGCCGCGTTGGGTTGCCGAGGACGTGGTTTTTTGCGAGCGCCCGGATGCTCTCCATAGTATCACCGCTCGATGGCCCTGAAGGCTGAGTATATGTACCAGAGGATTGTTATCGAAAAGCCCAGCGCCACGAGAAAGCTCGCCCACAGGAGTGCCCCGCTCTCCATTCCCCTGGCGAAGGGGATGCCCATCGCCGGGAGCAGGAAGGCCGGGAGCATCTCGCGCTCCGCCCCGCCGTATTTAGCGAACACGAGCCACATGCCGAATATCGAGAGCGTTATGAAGGTGAGGAAGCCAACGGCTATGCTGGCGTCCGAGGTGACGCCGAGGTTCATCTTTGGAACCACGATCCATCCAATGACTATGCCCGCTGTCCAGGAGAGGGCCACGAGAACCGCGCCCGTTCTTGAGGTCTCGAGCTCCTTCCCCGTGACCTTTCCAATCCTCTTGACCCTCATCCACACCCTCGCCGTG includes:
- a CDS encoding transcriptional regulator yields the protein MESIRALAKNHVLGNPTRLAIMLYLLPRERTLFRDLLSVLEVTPGNLDSHLKALERAGYVKVYKVIADRPRTAVKITEKGAEETAEYMRALKDALSAAISPQG